DNA sequence from the Nicotiana tomentosiformis chromosome 3, ASM39032v3, whole genome shotgun sequence genome:
CAACTTCTCTTCTCTAACTGACTGTATAATCTCCACATAAACACCTAATCATTTGGTTTATATATAGGTCCTTCACAGTTTATTTAATATCTTGATAAAGAAATAGCAAGTGCCTGAAGCAAACTAGCTaagaaacaacaaaaacaacaactatTACTATACATCAATTCCAAACTAGTTGGAAACTTATAGACAAGGAGAAAAAAAATGATTATATATTGATGAAATGAGACTAAGAGACAAGATTGCCATAAACAGCATTATGCAGTGGCCCAACAAATATAAACCTGCAAAGCATGCAAAAGGAACAAAGAACTCAACTTTTTATCAAATACATGAAAATAGCTTCATCAGATCAGAAGTTGAAAACAGAAAGAGCAGAATCCAAAGGATTACAGCCTGCTAAAATGCTCAATATACTATTGTGGGCATGTTGGTACACCAAACAGATCAAAGTACAGTATTTTTGGTGACACCGAGAAAAAATTATACCTTTTTCTTCTTATTCCTCCTTTGCTTGTCTAGAGCAGAAGTTCTTCCGATCCTGGACATCTTTATACAAGTGGCCTcattgttttgagtatttattgGCATTATCTGTTAAGTCATGAAGGTTGCAATGCATCAAACAGATATCCTCTAACTTCTAGATGTCATTTAAGGCAATAATTTCTTTACTCGTGATATGAACTATATATTGTTTCGCTTCTCGCTATTTGAATTGATAACTTTGGAGAGTTTCAACTAGAGGGAGCTTGTCCGGCAGAGACAAGGGCAAGTATAAATATTGAGATCAGAAAGCGCTCATGAGACTATGTAAAGCGCTCATGAGACTGTAAACCAGAAAGCAAAATGATGCTACATAAATAAGTTGGTCACCAAGGATTCAGCAAGAATTGATACCTCGCAATATGGACTATATTTTCCTTTCACGCACGAAGATAAGGTCTGCATCCACAAGTAAGGTTCAGACTTCATTTTTTGCTCAACCTCATAGAGCATTCCTTCCTCAGCCTCAAACATCTGTGCAACAACTTCCATTTTTGAAATGTCCTCTGTAACAAAGAGGCTGCAGCTACTTCCACACAGACAGTTAAAAGATTCAAAATCTGCATAATAAAGTTTTGTCTTTGTTAAAGAAAGAGGATATGGGGATTGGAGGAACCAGGAAAAAAAAAGATCAAATGTTTCTCAAAAATTGCAAACAGGTTTTAAGTCCTATGGTGCGTCGACCTGCAGAACCTGTTGCTTGTAAATCAAATTGCAATTTTCTAAAGTAGAAGCTCATTGGAAATGTTAGCAAGCATTGAGGTGTTTAGCTAGGTACCATGAAAAAGGCATATGGGACCATCGAAACATTTGCATTCAATGTATGCCACGTAACATAGTCGTCTACAGAGGACGCAGACGGATGATCCTCGAGGTTTTAAACACATTCTAAGTGAAGTTCTAAACTTCTTCAAGCACCAGCGGGCATGGTGGTACGATCTCAATAGGCATGAAAATGAAGTCATTACACAACGAAGGGAGACTAAATCTGCTGAGCAATAAGGTATGTGAGTTAAAGACTCTGGGAGACTCATTGCTTCTGCACATAGGAGCTCTTCATAAGGAATAATTGGAACCTTGCCAAGAAGAGCATAACGTTCACATGCTTCAGCTCCAAATGGAAACCATTCACCAATTGCAAAATTCACAGCCTCGCCACAGTTAAAGCCTGCAGGAACAAGGAAAATTAGTTGTATGGGCAAAGTAATATCCCCCAAAATTAATTTCAGGTTAGACTAGGAGCTTCAAGATCTAACCATGACTAAATCCTGAATGGTATGCTCTAGGGAAGGTAATAACAAACTCCCCTGGCATTTGCACAGCCTTGCAAACGGGGACATCATATTGCAGCAAAATCTTTGGAGAAACCGTTGTTGTTTTCTCTTGAAGAACGTTAAAGACTCCATTGAGCCCATTTTCTGATAGAATTTCCTCATTGTAGACATGATGCCGAATAAGATTCTCAAACTGAACAGCTGCATGCCCAGGAACTCCATACCAAGTTTTGGGCGCCCCACAATGATGATAATTAATGCTGAGA
Encoded proteins:
- the LOC104120032 gene encoding lysine-specific demethylase JMJ13-like; the encoded protein is MADAGNGLLSEKRIPAKRKRKDVSNWDTAFSCDVQKVTKTKPAREVKKSCYRSPSPVKVSQKRKVSQLSTSEFDWIDTIKECPVYHPSKEEFEDPLAYVQKIALEASKFGICKVVSPLGSSVPPGAVLMKEQKGFKFTTKLQPLRLAEWNNNDKISFFMRGRNYTIRDFEIMANKATARRYCISGCLPPAYVEKEFWKEMVHAKKGMVEYGINIDGSAFSSTFSDPLGSSKWNFKILPRLRRSTLRLIVNEIPGVTEPMLYIGMLFSMFAWHVEDHYLYSINYHHCGAPKTWYGVPGHAAVQFENLIRHHVYNEEILSENGLNGVFNVLQEKTTTVSPKILLQYDVPVCKAVQMPGEFVITFPRAYHSGFSHGFNCGEAVNFAIGEWFPFGAEACERYALLGKVPIIPYEELLCAEAMSLPESLTHIPYCSADLVSLRCVMTSFSCLLRSYHHARWCLKKFRTSLRMCLKPRGSSVCVLCRRLCYVAYIECKCFDGPICLFHDFESFNCLCGSSCSLFVTEDISKMEVVAQMFEAEEGMLYEVEQKMKSEPYLWMQTLSSCVKGKYSPYCEIMPINTQNNEATCIKMSRIGRTSALDKQRRNKKKKCDRESIERESEGMYPWSSMLVNTQQQENDTTENKVSKI